The genomic interval AGTACCCATGGTGGCCACGTTGTCGCCGTGCAGCAGCACGCCCAGGTCCAGCTCGCTGAGCGACAGCCCCGGCCACAACAGGGCCAGCGCGAGCAGACCGAGCAACAGGCGCGGCAGGGCGGCGGGATCGCGGGAGGCAGCGCGGGTCAGCATCGGGGTATGTGCAGTACGTGGGGCAGAGCCGGCGGTGCAGCCGGCGGCTGCAGCTGTTCGTTGGCGTAGAGCGCGTCCAGCTCGGCCCGGCCGAGGGCGGCGGCCGGGCGGTCGAAGACCAGGCGCCCGGCGCGCACGCCGAGGATGCGCGGGAAATGCGCCAGCGCCAGATCCACGGCATGCAGGCTGGCGAGCAGGGTGATGCCGCGGCGGGCGGCCTCCTCGCTCAACACGCCGAGGGTGTGTCCGGCGAGCACCGGGTCCATGGCCGAAACCGGCTCGTCGGCGAGGATCAGCTCCGGCTCCTGATAGAGCACGCGGGCGATGCCGACCCGCTGCAGCTGGCCGCCGGAAAGCTGGTCGCAGTGCTCGAACAGCTTCTCGGCCAGGTCCAGACGCGCCAGGGCTGCAGCGGCGCCGGCGGTATCCAGCGGATGCAGCAGGTTGAGCAGGCTCCTGCCCAGGGACCACTGGCCGAGCTTGCCGGCCAGCACCGCGGTGACCACCCGCTGGCGCGGAGGCAGGGGCGGCGCCTGATGGATCAGGCCGATGCGCGCGCGCAGCCGTTGCCGGGCTGCGGCGGACAGGCGCCAGGGATCGGCACCGAGTATCTCGAGACGGCCGGCGGTGGGTTTCTGGGCAGTGGCGAGCAGGCGCAGCAGGCTGGTCTTGCCGGCACCGGACGGCCCGATGATCGCCACCCGCTCGCCGGGGGCGACTTTCAGCTCGACATCGCTCAGTGCAACCTGGCCGTTGGCGTGGGTCAGCCCCACGCCGGACAGGTTCAGGGTCACTTCAGCAGGCCGGCGGCGCGTGCCGCTTCCTCGATGCCCTGGTAGTTCTCCGGCTTGGTCTCGATGAAGCGGCTGGCCGCCTGCAGGTCGAGGATCTCCTTGTGCTCCGGCTTGGCCGGGTCGAGGGCGAGGAAGGCCTTCTTGATCTTCGCGGTCAGCTCGGGATCAAGGCTGCCGCGCACCGTCCAGTTGTAGTCGTAGTAGGTCGGGGTGGTGGCGAACACCTTGACCTTGTCGGTATCGACCTTGCCGGCAGCGACCAGCTTGTCCCAGACCGAGGCGTTGAGCACACCGGCGTCGACCTTGCCGGACTGTACCCAGGCGACGGTGGCGTCATGGGCGCCGGAGTAGGCCACGCGGCTGAAGAACGCTTCCGGCTTGATGCCGTCCTTGAGCATGAAATAGCGCGGCATCAGGCTGCCGGAAGTGGAGGACACCGAGCCGAAGGCGAAGGTCTTGCCCTTGAGGTCCTGCAGGGACTTCACGTTGGCGTCGGCGCTGATGAACTTGCTGGTGAACTTCTCGTCCTGCTCGCGCTGCACCAGCGGAATGGCGTTGCCGGTCTTCAGGCGGGTCTGCACGAAGGTGAAGCCGCCCAGCCAGGCCAGGTCCACGCGATCGGCGGCCAGCGCCTCGACCACGGCGGCATAGTCGGCCACCGGCACGAACTTCACCGGCATGCCCAGCTCCTTCTCCAGATAGGCGCCGAGCGGCTTGAACTTGCGCAGCAGCTCGGTGGGCGCCTCATCGGGAATCGCCGAGACGTTGAGCACGTCGGCAGCCTGGGAAAGAACGCTGGACAGGGACAGGGCAAAGCCGGCGGCGAGCGCCAGGGTACGCTTGAGCATGGGGTTCTCCGGTTCAATAGCGGAAAAAAGGCGGGCGGATTATAGAGGAAGCACATGGCTGATTGGCGAGTGCCATGCCACGGCTCTGGAGGATCTCTGGAGGCATGTTGAGCGGTAGGTGACCGCAATGGCTATGGCGCCGTCCTTGCGGTGGGTAACGCTGCGCGGTTACCCACCCTACGGAATCCGAGTCAGCGTGTACGGTGGATGGCCACCCCGTGGAAAACTCGCGCAGCGATTTTCCACCAGAAGATATCCAGGCGTCTCGCCGGGCCTTATGGAGCTGCTCTCCGAGCGGCTATGACAGCAGGATGGTCGCCCAGACCGCGGCGATCAGCACCAGCGCCAGCAACTGGGCCGCACTGCCCATGTCCTTGGCCCGCTTGGAGAGGGGGTGCAGTTCCAGCGAGATGCGGTCGACGGTGGCTTCGATGGCCGAGTTGAGCAGCTCGACGATCGGCGCCAGCAGCACCACGGCGATCAGCAGGGCGCGCTCGACCCGGCTCACGTCGAGCAGGCAGGCGACGGGAATCAGCAGCAGGTTCAGCATCACCAGCTGGCGGAAGGCAGCCTCGCCGACGAAGGCGGCCTTGAGGCCGGCGAGCGAATAGCTGGTGGCGTTGAGAATCCGGCGGAATCCTCGTTGGCCCTTCAGGGCCCGGCTGTCAAGCAGATTGGATGGCATCAGAAGCGTCTCGGTGGCGAATGAGGGGACCACGGGGCGGTTGTTGGATCGTCCGATGGTAAACAGCATAGAGTGAAAAAAACGTAAGCCACCATGATTGGGGCTCGACCAGAGGAGCAGAAGCATGCAGATCGCCGCCAACCTTTCCCTGCTGTTCAGCGAAAAACCGCTGATCGAGCGCATCGTGGCCGCTGCCGCGGCGGGCTTCGACGGCGTGGAAATCCAGTTTCCCTACGAGATCCCGGCCATCCGCCTGAAGGAAGAATTGGAGCGCGCCGGGCTGCCATTGGTACTGATCAACCTGCCGGCCGCCGATCTTCTGCAGGGCGGCCCCGGCCTGGCCGCGGTGCCGCAGCGCCAGGCGGAGTTCGACGCCGCGCTGGAGCTGGCGCTGAGCTATGCCGCGATGGTCCGGCCGGACTGCGTCAACGTCCTGCCGGGCTGCCTGGCCGGGGGTGTGGCCCCGGAGCAGGCCCTGGCGACTCTCGAGTCGAATCTGGCCAGGGCCGCCGAGGCCTTCTCGGTGCTGGGAATCACCGTGGTCTGCGAGGCGATCAACCCGCTGGACATGCCGGGCTTTTTGATCAACACCGCCGACCAACTGGATACCCTGCTGCGTCGCGTGGATCACCCCAATTGCCTGGCCCAGCTGGATCTCTATCACATGGCCCGCCAGGGACTGGATATCCCGGCCTGCATCGCCCGCCTGGCCGGGCGCATCGGCCATGTGCAGTTCGCCGATTGTCCGGGGCGGGGCGAGCCGGGCAGTGGCCAGGTGGATTTCACCGCGTCGCTGGCTGCCCTGCGGGAAAGCGGCTATCGAGGCTGGCTCGGTGCCGAGTACCGTCCGGCCGGTGCAACCCGCGACAGCCTCGCCTGGCTGGCGCGCTGGCGGGCCGGGGATTATCGCTGACGCTTCTCTCCCGCGTGTGGGCTACGGTGTGCACTGAATCGCCCCGGGATCTCTGGAGGCTCTTTGGTGTGAATCATGCCGCTTGGGCCGACTCGGTAAGTTGTCGATAATAAAGGGCTTCGGCTTCGGCGGGTGGCATGTTGCCGATGGGCTCCAGCAGCCGTCGGTGATTGAACCAGTCCACCCACTCCAGCGTCGCCAACTCCACTGCCTCTCGATTCTGCCAGGAACGGCGATGGATCACCTCGGCCTTGTACAGGCCATTGATGGTCTCGGCCAAGGCATTGTCATAGGCGTCGCCTACGCTGCCCACCGAGGGCTCGACCCCAGCTTCGACCAGGCGTTCGGTATAGCGGATCGAGACGTACTGCACGCCCCGGTCGCTGTGGCGAATGAGCCCACCCTGATTGACGGGGCGGCAGGCGTACAGCGCTTGCTCCAGGGCATCGAGCACGAAGTCGGTACGGGCCGAACTGGACACCCGCCAGCCGACGTTACGCCGGGCGAATACGTCGATGACAAAGGCCACATAGACGAAGCCCTGCCAAGTGCTGACGAGGTGAAGTCCGACACCCAGAGCGCGTTTGGCCGCTCGGCGCGGAACTGGCGATTGACCTTATCCTGCGGGCATGGGTTGGCCTTGTCGCTGATCGTGGTCTTGAGCGGCTTGCCGCATACGACACCTTGCAGACCCAGTCGCCGCATCAGCCGTTCCACCGTGCAGCGGGCCGCCACTACGCCTTCGCGCTGGAGCTGCCGCCAGACCTTGCGCACGCCATAGGCCTGGAAATTCTCCTCCCAGATCCGTTGGATATGCCCGCTCAGCACCTCGTCACGCTGTGCTCGCGGGGAACGCCGCTCGGGGGCAGCCTGGCAACGCGCATGGGTGTAGTAGGTCGATGGAGCGATCGGCAGTACCCGGCAGATCAGCTCGACTCCATAAACCGCACGATGCTCGTCGATGAATGCTTTCATGGCTTGAAGCGGCGGTCGAACTCCGCCTGGGCAAAAAAATACGCCGACGCCTTGTGCAAGATCTCGTTGGCCTGGCGCAGCTCACGCACCTCACGTTCCGGTGCCTTGATCCGCTCGCGTTCGCTGATGGTCTGGCCTTCGCGCTTTGCCATTGCCGCGCTCAGCCTGAGCGCACCCAGCGGCGCAGCGTTTCGGCCGTACAACCAATCTTGGCTGCAATT from Azotobacter salinestris carries:
- a CDS encoding phosphonate ABC transporter ATP-binding protein; its protein translation is MTLNLSGVGLTHANGQVALSDVELKVAPGERVAIIGPSGAGKTSLLRLLATAQKPTAGRLEILGADPWRLSAAARQRLRARIGLIHQAPPLPPRQRVVTAVLAGKLGQWSLGRSLLNLLHPLDTAGAAAALARLDLAEKLFEHCDQLSGGQLQRVGIARVLYQEPELILADEPVSAMDPVLAGHTLGVLSEEAARRGITLLASLHAVDLALAHFPRILGVRAGRLVFDRPAAALGRAELDALYANEQLQPPAAPPALPHVLHIPRC
- a CDS encoding diacylglycerol kinase — translated: MPSNLLDSRALKGQRGFRRILNATSYSLAGLKAAFVGEAAFRQLVMLNLLLIPVACLLDVSRVERALLIAVVLLAPIVELLNSAIEATVDRISLELHPLSKRAKDMGSAAQLLALVLIAAVWATILLS
- a CDS encoding putative selenate ABC transporter substrate-binding protein, with amino-acid sequence MLKRTLALAAGFALSLSSVLSQAADVLNVSAIPDEAPTELLRKFKPLGAYLEKELGMPVKFVPVADYAAVVEALAADRVDLAWLGGFTFVQTRLKTGNAIPLVQREQDEKFTSKFISADANVKSLQDLKGKTFAFGSVSSTSGSLMPRYFMLKDGIKPEAFFSRVAYSGAHDATVAWVQSGKVDAGVLNASVWDKLVAAGKVDTDKVKVFATTPTYYDYNWTVRGSLDPELTAKIKKAFLALDPAKPEHKEILDLQAASRFIETKPENYQGIEEAARAAGLLK
- a CDS encoding hydroxypyruvate isomerase family protein, giving the protein MQIAANLSLLFSEKPLIERIVAAAAAGFDGVEIQFPYEIPAIRLKEELERAGLPLVLINLPAADLLQGGPGLAAVPQRQAEFDAALELALSYAAMVRPDCVNVLPGCLAGGVAPEQALATLESNLARAAEAFSVLGITVVCEAINPLDMPGFLINTADQLDTLLRRVDHPNCLAQLDLYHMARQGLDIPACIARLAGRIGHVQFADCPGRGEPGSGQVDFTASLAALRESGYRGWLGAEYRPAGATRDSLAWLARWRAGDYR